The Polypterus senegalus isolate Bchr_013 chromosome 1, ASM1683550v1, whole genome shotgun sequence genome includes a window with the following:
- the tmem258 gene encoding transmembrane protein 258 encodes MELEAMTRYTSPVNPAVFPHLTVVLLAIGMFFTAWFFVYEVTSTKYTRDIYKELLISLVASLFMGFGVLFLLLWVGIYV; translated from the exons GAGCTCGAGGCAATGACCAGATATACCAGTCCAGTGAACCCAGCTGTGTTCCCCCACCTGACAGTGGTACTTCTTGCCATTGGCATGTTCTTCACTGCATGGTTCTTTGT TTATGAGGTGACATCCACCAAATACACACGTGACATCTACAAAGAACTGCTCATCTCCCTGGTGGCCTCACTTTTCATGGGATTTGGAGTCCTGTTCCTTCTACTTTGGGTTGGGATTTATGTATGA